The following are encoded together in the Lathyrus oleraceus cultivar Zhongwan6 chromosome 3, CAAS_Psat_ZW6_1.0, whole genome shotgun sequence genome:
- the LOC127126964 gene encoding uncharacterized protein LOC127126964 isoform X1: MNLTAALSSSLSSAALHRNNASKIPTCTPFSLRHRHYHNHSFSLRVVNDSDRTELSSDAKTETPYSEADKIVDSMNFGELCNEFECNSSPSIESTARQLALDIFELRSGNRALGTYAVSVTYKDPIRSFTGREKYKRPLWATIALDNPSVTVQEMTMLSTSVLRIKWTIRGKPKSVLAVVGGDLILTVTSKFTLNQISGQVIQHEELWDLSASSASAQAFFWTSRVLFATLESIKDLADSAKNLSANFSNKKENMDIYPDPSGDPTKVSSSVVYKNLKLCVTSSSCSLDMPHLFSFTRRLFCLWFHSVLPERRQLSARYIPDCTPPGSYIFCCTGFKDNFVNNMLVLI; encoded by the exons ATGAATCTCACAGCCGCACTTTCTTCTTCTCTTTCCTCCGCCGCACTCCACCGGAACAATGCATCCAAAATTCCTACATGCACCCCCTTTTCCCTCCGTCATCGCCACTACCACAACCACTCTTTTTCATTGCGAG TTGTCAATGATTCTGATAGGACTGAACTGTCATCTGATGCCAAAACAGAAACACCATACTCAGAGGCTGATAAAATAGTTGACAGTATGAACTTTGGTGAGCTGTGCAATGAGTTCGAGTGCAACAGTAGTCCTTCTATAGAATCCACTGCAAGGCAACTTGCTCTAGATATATTCGAGCTAAGGAGCGGGAATCGAGCGCTCGGAACATATGCAGTTTCGGTCACTTATAAG GATCCCATCAGGAGTTTTACTGGTCGTGAGAAGTATAAGAGACCTCTATGGGCAACCATTGCACTAGACAATCCATCTGTG ACTGTGCAGGAAATGACCATGCTGTCAACAAGTGTTTTAAGGATCAAGTGGACAATTAGAGGAAAGCCTAAATCTGTTCTAGCTGTGGTAGGAGGAGATCTCATACTCACAGTTACTTCAAAATTTACTCTTAACCAAATTAGTGGACAAGTCATTCAGCATGAAGAATTATGGGACTTATCAGCTTCATCTGCTAGTGCTCAGGCATTTTTCTGGACGTCGCGTGTTCTCTTTGCTACTCTTGAATCTATAAAAGATTTAGCTGATAGTGCCAAGAATTTGAGTGCTAATTTTTCAAACAAGAAAGAGAACATGGATATTTATCCAGATCCTTCTGGTGATCCAACCAAGGTGAGTTCTTCTGTTGTTTACAAGAATCTTAAACTATGCGTGACTTCATCGTCCTGTTCTTTGGACATGCCTCATTTATTTTCTTTCACGAGACGATTGTTCTGTTTGTGGTTTCATTCAGTTCTTCCAGAGAGACGACAGCTTTCAGCAAGATATATACCAGATTGCACTCCTCCTGGCAGTTATATATTTTGTTGTACAGGTTTTAAGGATAACTTTGTAAATAACATGCTTGTCTTGATATGA
- the LOC127126964 gene encoding uncharacterized protein LOC127126964 isoform X2: MNLTAALSSSLSSAALHRNNASKIPTCTPFSLRHRHYHNHSFSLRVVNDSDRTELSSDAKTETPYSEADKIVDSMNFGELCNEFECNSSPSIESTARQLALDIFELRSGNRALGTYAVSVTYKDPIRSFTGREKYKRPLWATIALDNPSVTVQEMTMLSTSVLRIKWTIRGKPKSVLAVVGGDLILTVTSKFTLNQISGQVIQHEELWDLSASSASAQAFFWTSRVLFATLESIKDLADSAKNLSANFSNKKENMDIYPDPSGDPTKFFQRDDSFQQDIYQIALLLAVIYFVVQVLRITL, from the exons ATGAATCTCACAGCCGCACTTTCTTCTTCTCTTTCCTCCGCCGCACTCCACCGGAACAATGCATCCAAAATTCCTACATGCACCCCCTTTTCCCTCCGTCATCGCCACTACCACAACCACTCTTTTTCATTGCGAG TTGTCAATGATTCTGATAGGACTGAACTGTCATCTGATGCCAAAACAGAAACACCATACTCAGAGGCTGATAAAATAGTTGACAGTATGAACTTTGGTGAGCTGTGCAATGAGTTCGAGTGCAACAGTAGTCCTTCTATAGAATCCACTGCAAGGCAACTTGCTCTAGATATATTCGAGCTAAGGAGCGGGAATCGAGCGCTCGGAACATATGCAGTTTCGGTCACTTATAAG GATCCCATCAGGAGTTTTACTGGTCGTGAGAAGTATAAGAGACCTCTATGGGCAACCATTGCACTAGACAATCCATCTGTG ACTGTGCAGGAAATGACCATGCTGTCAACAAGTGTTTTAAGGATCAAGTGGACAATTAGAGGAAAGCCTAAATCTGTTCTAGCTGTGGTAGGAGGAGATCTCATACTCACAGTTACTTCAAAATTTACTCTTAACCAAATTAGTGGACAAGTCATTCAGCATGAAGAATTATGGGACTTATCAGCTTCATCTGCTAGTGCTCAGGCATTTTTCTGGACGTCGCGTGTTCTCTTTGCTACTCTTGAATCTATAAAAGATTTAGCTGATAGTGCCAAGAATTTGAGTGCTAATTTTTCAAACAAGAAAGAGAACATGGATATTTATCCAGATCCTTCTGGTGATCCAACCAAG TTCTTCCAGAGAGACGACAGCTTTCAGCAAGATATATACCAGATTGCACTCCTCCTGGCAGTTATATATTTTGTTGTACAGGTTTTAAGGATAACTTTGTAA